In Enterobacter sp. 638, a single window of DNA contains:
- a CDS encoding HlyD family secretion protein, which translates to MSQQDAANVQANTRNNLRVVSIFTAAAIGIVGVLVILYAWQLPPFTRHTQFTDNAYVRGQTTFISPQVNGYITEVNVQDFVQVKKGDLLLQIDDRIYRQRVHQAEAQLAMKIAALNNNLQQRKSAEAVIVRNDAALKNARAQNLKTQADLKRVKDLTADGSLSIRERDAALASAAQGSADIDQAKATLEMSRQDLQTVIVNRGALEADVESAKAALELAQIDLQNTRITAPRDGQLGQIAVRLGAYVTAGTHLTTLVPPQHWVIANIKETQLADLRVGQPVKFTVDALNGKAYQGRVESISPATGVEFSAITPDNATGNFVKIAQRIPVRIEVLGKPEASALLRPGMSVQVSIDTREEKQ; encoded by the coding sequence ATGAGTCAGCAGGATGCCGCTAACGTACAGGCCAATACCCGCAATAATTTGCGCGTGGTGTCCATTTTTACCGCGGCGGCGATCGGCATCGTCGGTGTTTTGGTGATTCTGTATGCGTGGCAACTGCCGCCGTTCACCCGTCACACGCAATTTACGGATAACGCCTACGTGCGCGGTCAGACCACATTTATCAGCCCGCAGGTCAACGGCTATATCACGGAAGTTAACGTGCAGGACTTTGTGCAGGTCAAGAAAGGCGATCTGCTGCTGCAAATCGACGACCGGATCTATCGCCAGCGCGTTCATCAGGCCGAGGCGCAGTTGGCGATGAAAATTGCCGCACTCAATAATAATCTCCAGCAGCGTAAAAGCGCCGAAGCAGTGATTGTGCGCAACGATGCGGCGCTGAAAAATGCCCGCGCGCAAAACCTGAAAACGCAGGCCGATCTCAAGCGAGTGAAAGATTTAACAGCGGACGGATCGCTGTCCATTCGCGAACGTGATGCCGCTCTGGCAAGTGCCGCACAGGGCAGTGCGGATATCGATCAGGCGAAAGCCACGCTCGAGATGTCACGTCAGGATTTGCAAACCGTGATTGTGAATCGCGGTGCGCTGGAGGCCGACGTCGAAAGCGCCAAAGCGGCGCTGGAACTGGCACAAATCGATTTGCAAAATACCCGCATCACCGCCCCTCGCGACGGCCAGCTTGGGCAAATTGCGGTGCGTTTGGGCGCATATGTGACCGCAGGAACCCATCTCACTACGCTGGTGCCGCCGCAGCACTGGGTGATCGCCAATATCAAAGAGACACAGCTGGCTGACCTGCGCGTGGGACAGCCGGTGAAATTCACCGTCGATGCGTTAAACGGCAAAGCCTATCAAGGCCGTGTGGAGAGTATTTCGCCTGCCACCGGCGTGGAGTTCAGCGCCATTACACCGGACAACGCCACGGGTAACTTTGTCAAAATCGCCCAGCGCATTCCGGTGCGTATTGAAGTGCTCGGCAAACCCGAAGCGTCTGCGCTGTTGCGCCCTGGAATGTCGGTGCAGGTCAGTATCGATACGCGGGAGGAGAAGCAATGA
- the hrpA gene encoding ATP-dependent RNA helicase HrpA: MTEQQKITFPMLMQQLETLMLRDKQRFARRLHGVKKVKNPDAQQAIYQEMAKEIEQAAGKVVLREAARPDITYPENLPVSQKKQEILEAVRDHQVVIVAGETGSGKTTQLPKICMELGRGVKGLIGHTQPRRLAARTVANRIAEELQTEPGGCIGYKVRFSDHVSDNTLVKLMTDGILLAEIQQDRLLMQYDTIIIDEAHERSLNIDFLLGYLRELLPRRPDLKIIITSATIDPQRFSRHFNNAPIIEVSGRTYPVEVRYRPIVEDADDTERDQLQAIFDAVDELGRESPGDILIFMSGEREIRDTADALSKRDLRHTEILPLYARLSNSEQNRVFQSHHGRRIVLATNVAETSLTVPGIKYVIDPGTARISRYSFRTKVQRLPIEPVSQASANQRKGRCGRVSEGICIRLYSEDDFLSRPEFTDPEILRTNLASVILQMTALGLGDIAAFPFVEAPDKRNIQDGVRLLEELGAITTDEQATAYKLTLQGRQLSQLPVDPRLARMVLEAQKHGCVREAMIITSALSIQDPRERPMDKKQAPDEMHRRFHDKESDFLAFVNLWNYLGEQQKALTSNAFRRLCRTEYLNYLRVREWQDIYTQLRQVVKELGIPVNSEPAEYREIHVALLTGLLSHIGMKDVDKQEFTGARNARFAIFPGSGLFKKPPKWTIVAELVETSRLWGRIAARIDPEWVEPVAQHLLKRSYSEPHWERAQGAVMATEKVTVYGLPVVAARKVNYSQIDPALSRELFIRHALVEGDWQTRHAFFRDNLKLRAEVEELEHKSRRRDILVDDEALFEFYDQRISHDVVSGRHFDSWWKNASKETPDLLNFEKSMLIKEGAENVSKLDYPNFWHQGNLKLRLTYQFEPGADADGVTVHIPLPLLNQVEESGFEWQIPGLRRELVIALIKSLPKPVRRNFVPAPNYAEAFLGRVTPLEMPLLDALERELRRMTGVTIDRESWHWDQVPDHLKITFRVVDDKNKKLNEGRSLTELKDALKGKVQETLSAVADDGIEQSGLHIWSFGNLPDHYEQKRGNYKVKAWPALVDERDSVAIKLFDNPLEQQQAMWRGLRRLLLLNIPSPIKYLHEKLPNKAKLGLYFNPYGKVLDLIDDCISCGVDKLIDEAGGPVWTEEGFATLHEKVRAELNDTVVTIAKQVEQILTAVFNINKRLKGRVDMTMALGLSDVKAQMSGLVYRGFVTGNGFKRLGDTLRYLNAIEKRLEKLAVDPHRDRVQMLKVESVQQAWQQWLNKLPPARRDDEDVQAIRWMIEELRVSLFAQQLGTPYPISDKRILQAMEQINS; encoded by the coding sequence ATGACAGAACAACAAAAAATCACCTTCCCGATGCTTATGCAACAGCTGGAAACGCTGATGTTGCGCGATAAACAGCGCTTTGCGCGTCGCCTGCATGGGGTGAAGAAGGTTAAAAATCCTGATGCACAACAGGCCATTTATCAGGAGATGGCGAAAGAGATTGAACAGGCTGCAGGGAAAGTCGTGCTGCGCGAAGCGGCGCGTCCGGATATCACCTATCCGGAAAACTTGCCCGTCAGTCAGAAAAAACAGGAAATTCTCGAAGCCGTTCGCGACCACCAGGTGGTGATCGTGGCAGGGGAAACCGGTTCAGGTAAAACCACGCAGTTGCCGAAAATCTGCATGGAGTTAGGACGCGGTGTGAAGGGCTTGATTGGCCATACCCAGCCGCGTCGTCTGGCCGCGCGAACCGTGGCGAATCGTATCGCTGAAGAGTTGCAAACCGAGCCGGGCGGCTGCATCGGTTATAAAGTGCGCTTCAGCGATCACGTTAGCGATAACACCCTGGTCAAGCTAATGACCGACGGTATTCTGCTGGCCGAAATCCAGCAGGATCGCCTGCTGATGCAATACGACACGATTATCATCGATGAAGCGCACGAGCGTAGTCTGAACATCGATTTTTTGCTGGGCTATTTGCGTGAACTGTTACCGCGTCGCCCGGATCTGAAAATCATCATTACGTCGGCGACAATCGATCCGCAACGCTTCTCGCGCCACTTCAACAACGCGCCGATTATCGAAGTTTCAGGCCGGACTTATCCGGTTGAAGTGCGCTATCGCCCGATTGTTGAAGACGCAGACGACACCGAGCGCGATCAGCTGCAGGCTATTTTCGATGCGGTGGATGAACTGGGGCGCGAAAGCCCGGGTGATATTCTCATTTTCATGAGCGGTGAGCGCGAAATTCGCGATACCGCCGATGCGCTTAGCAAGCGCGATCTGCGCCATACCGAGATTTTGCCACTCTACGCACGTCTGTCGAACAGCGAGCAAAACCGCGTGTTCCAGTCGCATCATGGTCGTCGCATCGTGCTCGCGACCAACGTGGCGGAAACCTCGCTCACCGTGCCTGGCATCAAATATGTGATTGATCCGGGTACGGCGCGTATCAGTCGCTACAGCTTCCGCACCAAAGTGCAGCGCCTGCCGATTGAGCCGGTTTCGCAAGCCTCGGCTAACCAGCGTAAAGGCCGCTGCGGACGCGTCTCCGAAGGTATCTGTATTCGGTTGTATTCCGAGGACGATTTCCTGTCGCGTCCGGAATTTACCGACCCGGAAATTCTGCGTACCAACCTGGCGTCGGTTATTTTGCAGATGACCGCGCTGGGGCTGGGCGATATTGCCGCGTTCCCGTTTGTTGAGGCGCCGGATAAACGCAATATTCAGGACGGGGTGCGCCTGCTGGAAGAGTTGGGCGCCATCACCACTGATGAGCAGGCCACCGCTTATAAACTGACGCTGCAGGGCCGTCAGCTAAGCCAGTTGCCGGTCGATCCGCGTCTGGCACGTATGGTGCTGGAAGCGCAAAAACACGGCTGCGTGCGCGAAGCGATGATTATCACGTCCGCGCTGTCTATTCAGGATCCGCGCGAGCGTCCGATGGATAAAAAGCAGGCGCCCGACGAAATGCACCGTCGTTTCCACGACAAAGAGTCGGATTTCCTCGCGTTTGTGAATCTGTGGAATTATCTTGGAGAGCAGCAAAAAGCGCTCACGTCCAATGCGTTTCGTCGTCTGTGCCGGACCGAATACCTGAACTATTTGCGCGTGCGCGAGTGGCAGGATATCTACACCCAGTTGCGTCAGGTGGTCAAAGAGCTGGGGATCCCGGTCAACAGCGAACCGGCTGAATATCGTGAAATTCACGTCGCCTTGCTGACGGGGCTGTTGTCGCATATCGGCATGAAAGATGTCGATAAACAGGAATTTACCGGCGCACGCAACGCCCGTTTCGCGATCTTCCCCGGCTCCGGTTTATTCAAGAAACCGCCGAAATGGACCATCGTCGCGGAGCTGGTTGAAACCAGCCGCCTGTGGGGACGCATTGCCGCACGGATCGATCCAGAATGGGTTGAGCCCGTGGCGCAACACCTGCTGAAACGCTCATACAGTGAACCGCACTGGGAGCGCGCGCAGGGCGCGGTGATGGCGACCGAAAAGGTCACCGTTTACGGCCTGCCGGTCGTTGCCGCGCGTAAGGTAAATTACAGCCAGATTGACCCCGCGCTGTCCCGCGAGCTGTTTATTCGCCATGCGCTGGTCGAAGGCGACTGGCAAACGCGTCACGCGTTTTTCCGCGACAACCTGAAGCTGCGCGCCGAAGTCGAAGAGCTGGAGCATAAATCGCGTCGCCGCGACATCCTGGTGGACGACGAAGCGTTATTCGAATTCTACGATCAGCGCATCAGCCATGATGTGGTGTCGGGCCGTCACTTCGACAGCTGGTGGAAAAACGCCAGTAAAGAGACGCCAGACTTGCTCAATTTCGAAAAGAGCATGCTGATTAAAGAGGGCGCGGAAAACGTCAGCAAGCTGGACTATCCGAACTTCTGGCATCAGGGCAATCTCAAGCTGCGTCTGACGTATCAGTTTGAGCCGGGCGCAGATGCCGATGGCGTAACGGTGCATATTCCGCTGCCGTTGCTCAATCAGGTTGAAGAGAGTGGATTTGAGTGGCAAATTCCCGGCCTGCGTCGTGAGCTGGTGATTGCGCTGATCAAATCCCTGCCAAAACCGGTGCGCCGTAATTTTGTTCCCGCGCCAAACTACGCCGAGGCGTTTTTAGGCCGCGTCACGCCGCTGGAAATGCCGCTGCTGGATGCGCTCGAGCGCGAGTTGCGCCGCATGACCGGGGTGACGATCGATCGTGAATCCTGGCACTGGGATCAGGTCCCAGACCATCTGAAAATCACCTTCCGGGTGGTGGATGACAAGAACAAAAAGCTGAACGAAGGCCGTTCGCTGACGGAGCTGAAAGACGCGCTGAAAGGCAAAGTGCAGGAGACGCTTTCTGCGGTGGCGGACGACGGTATCGAACAGAGCGGCCTGCATATCTGGAGCTTTGGCAATCTGCCGGATCATTACGAGCAAAAACGCGGTAACTATAAAGTGAAAGCGTGGCCTGCGCTGGTGGACGAACGCGACAGCGTGGCGATCAAGCTCTTTGATAATCCGCTGGAACAACAGCAGGCGATGTGGCGCGGTTTGCGTCGTTTACTGCTGCTGAATATTCCTTCGCCGATCAAATATCTTCACGAAAAACTGCCAAACAAAGCCAAACTCGGGCTGTATTTCAACCCTTACGGCAAAGTGCTGGACTTGATTGACGACTGCATCTCGTGCGGTGTGGATAAGCTGATCGACGAGGCGGGCGGTCCGGTCTGGACGGAAGAGGGCTTTGCGACGCTGCACGAAAAAGTGCGTGCGGAGTTGAATGACACCGTGGTGACCATTGCGAAACAGGTCGAGCAGATCCTGACGGCGGTATTCAATATCAACAAACGCCTGAAAGGGCGCGTCGATATGACGATGGCGCTGGGATTGTCGGATGTGAAAGCGCAGATGAGCGGCCTGGTATATCGCGGCTTTGTGACCGGCAACGGGTTTAAACGCCTCGGCGATACGCTGCGTTATCTGAACGCAATTGAAAAACGCCTCGAGAAGCTGGCCGTGGATCCGCACCGCGATCGCGTACAAATGCTGAAGGTCGAAAGCGTTCAGCAGGCGTGGCAGCAGTGGCTGAACAAGCTGCCGCCTGCGCGCCGCGACGATGAGGACGTGCAGGCGATCCGTTGGATGATCGAAGAGTTGCGCGTCAGCCTCTTCGCACAACAGCTCGGTACGCCGTATCCGATATCAGATAAGCGTATTTTGCAGGCCATGGAGCAAATCAATAGCTAG
- a CDS encoding YdcF family protein, whose product MTMTLFPCLPEPTLAAINTVGEWLAQDDYQPGESVDSVILAGNAVIPTIDAACRVASEQGVPLLISGGIGHSTTFLYAATARHPRYNTVPTTGRAEAAILADIARQFWNIPDERLQVEDQSTNCGENARYSRDILQQHPPLPGRVLVVQDPTMQRRTMATFARVSRDDSFSPQWVSHPGVIPRLQNSEDGLVFCDGGEGLWPVERYLSLVLGELPRLRDDVDGYGPIGRDFIVHVEIPAEVRSAWQILRHDSTLTDALVSRSLL is encoded by the coding sequence ATGACGATGACACTTTTCCCGTGCTTGCCCGAGCCGACGCTGGCGGCAATCAATACGGTTGGTGAATGGCTCGCGCAGGATGATTATCAGCCGGGAGAATCCGTTGATAGCGTTATTCTGGCGGGGAACGCGGTGATCCCGACCATTGATGCCGCTTGCCGCGTGGCGTCAGAGCAGGGCGTTCCGCTGTTGATCAGCGGAGGCATCGGCCACTCGACCACCTTTCTCTATGCTGCAACGGCGCGTCACCCGCGCTACAACACTGTACCGACCACCGGACGTGCAGAAGCCGCGATTCTGGCGGATATCGCCCGTCAGTTCTGGAACATTCCGGATGAACGTCTGCAGGTCGAAGACCAGTCGACCAACTGTGGCGAAAACGCGCGCTATAGTCGCGACATTTTACAGCAACATCCGCCCCTGCCTGGCCGGGTGCTGGTGGTGCAAGATCCCACCATGCAGCGGCGCACCATGGCGACGTTTGCGCGTGTCTCTCGCGATGACTCTTTTTCGCCGCAGTGGGTGAGCCATCCGGGGGTTATCCCGCGTCTGCAAAATAGCGAAGACGGCCTGGTGTTTTGCGACGGAGGCGAGGGGCTGTGGCCAGTGGAGCGGTATTTATCGCTGGTGCTTGGTGAGTTGCCGCGCCTGCGGGACGACGTCGACGGCTATGGACCGATAGGCCGCGATTTTATCGTCCATGTGGAGATTCCTGCCGAGGTGCGGTCCGCATGGCAGATTTTGCGCCACGACAGCACGCTCACCGATGCGCTGGTGAGTCGCTCGCTGCTGTGA
- a CDS encoding efflux transporter outer membrane subunit — MTFRPVAGLIVAALLAGCQSADIAPAKPTLQIPAQWRETSGPASPAEQLWWRNFHDNHLNRYVSQALQNNSDVLIARERVNEYQARVYAADGSLFPSLDAGISGTRARSQSAATGLPVYGSLYKGSLTASYDVDIWGVNRSTSRAAQASLDAQKAAAAAADLTVAASVASGYITLLSLDEQLRVTQSTLKSREEAWKLAKRQFETGYSSRLELMQSDSELRSTRAQIPQVQHQIAQQENALSILLGNNPGAVARSERFETLTPLQIPSQLPSSLLNRRPDIVQAERQLIATDASLAASRANLLPSINLTASGSIQDRTLSGLLDNPLQLWSVGGSILAPLLNRQALNAQVDISQSQRNQALYSYEKTVRNAFAEVNNSLDAITRYQEQLTELLAQQAVSQETLRIAQNRYNNGYSSYLDVLDAQRTLYTVQTNVVQVKNNLLLAQIDLYKAVGGGWSEG; from the coding sequence ATGACTTTTCGCCCCGTTGCAGGTTTGATAGTGGCGGCGCTGCTGGCTGGGTGTCAGTCTGCGGATATCGCCCCCGCGAAACCGACGCTGCAGATCCCGGCGCAGTGGCGTGAAACCAGCGGCCCTGCCAGCCCGGCAGAACAGCTTTGGTGGCGCAATTTTCACGATAATCATCTGAATCGTTACGTTAGCCAGGCGTTGCAGAATAATAGCGATGTGCTGATTGCCCGCGAGCGCGTGAACGAATACCAGGCGCGAGTTTATGCCGCTGACGGGAGTCTTTTCCCGTCGCTCGACGCGGGCATCAGCGGGACGCGCGCACGTTCGCAGTCGGCCGCCACCGGATTACCGGTTTACGGCTCGCTGTATAAAGGCAGTCTGACCGCCAGTTATGACGTGGATATCTGGGGCGTGAATCGCAGCACCTCGCGGGCAGCGCAGGCGTCGCTTGATGCGCAGAAAGCGGCTGCCGCTGCCGCCGATTTAACCGTCGCCGCGTCGGTGGCCTCGGGGTACATCACGCTGTTATCACTGGATGAACAGCTGCGGGTCACGCAATCGACGCTGAAATCCCGCGAAGAAGCGTGGAAGCTGGCAAAACGCCAGTTCGAAACGGGCTACAGTTCGCGCCTGGAGTTGATGCAATCTGACTCCGAACTGCGCTCCACCCGCGCGCAGATCCCGCAGGTGCAGCATCAGATTGCGCAGCAGGAAAATGCGCTCAGCATTCTGTTAGGGAATAACCCCGGCGCTGTCGCCCGCAGTGAACGCTTTGAGACGCTCACGCCGCTGCAAATCCCGTCTCAACTGCCCTCTTCATTATTGAATCGCCGCCCGGATATCGTACAAGCCGAACGCCAGCTTATCGCGACGGATGCCTCGCTTGCCGCCTCTCGCGCCAACCTGTTGCCGTCGATCAACCTGACGGCGAGCGGATCGATACAAGATCGCACGCTGTCCGGCCTGCTGGATAATCCATTGCAGCTCTGGAGCGTCGGCGGAAGTATTCTTGCGCCGCTTCTCAACCGGCAAGCGCTGAATGCACAGGTGGATATTTCGCAGTCGCAGCGCAATCAGGCGCTTTACAGTTACGAGAAAACCGTGCGTAACGCCTTTGCGGAGGTCAACAATAGCCTCGACGCCATTACGCGCTATCAGGAACAGCTGACAGAACTGCTGGCGCAGCAGGCCGTTTCACAGGAAACCCTGCGGATCGCGCAAAACCGTTATAACAACGGCTACTCGTCTTATCTGGATGTCCTGGATGCGCAGCGTACGCTGTACACGGTTCAAACCAACGTCGTGCAGGTAAAAAATAATCTGCTGCTGGCGCAAATTGATTTGTATAAGGCGGTGGGAGGTGGGTGGTCTGAAGGTTGA
- the aldA gene encoding aldehyde dehydrogenase — MTVPVQHPMYIDGQFVAWQGEAWIDVINPATEEVISRIPDGRADDARKAIDAADRAQPAWEALPAIERANWLRKISTGIRERASEISALIVAEGGKIQQLAEVEVNFTADYIDYMAEWARRYEGEILQSDRPGENILVFKRALGVTTGILPWNFPFFLIARKLAPALLTGNTIVIKPSEFTPNNAIAFAKIVDDIGLPKGVFNLVLGRGETVGQELAGNPKVAMVSMTGSVTAGEKIMAAAAKNITKVCLELGGKAPAIVMDDADLDLAVKAIVDSRVINTGQVCNCAERVYVQKGIYDRFVNRLGEAMKAVQFGNPAERTDIAMGPLINAAALERVEQKVARAVQEGAKVVLGGQAVEGKGYYYPPTLLLDVRQEMTIMHEETFGPVLPVVAFDTLEEALTMANDSEYGLTSSIYTQNLNVAMKAIKGLKFGETYINRENFEAMQGFHAGWRKSGIGGADGKHGLNEYLQTQVVYLQS; from the coding sequence ATGACAGTACCCGTACAACATCCTATGTATATCGATGGACAGTTTGTTGCCTGGCAAGGTGAAGCCTGGATTGACGTGATCAATCCGGCGACCGAAGAGGTCATTTCCCGTATTCCCGATGGTCGCGCCGACGACGCCCGTAAGGCGATCGACGCGGCCGATCGTGCTCAGCCCGCCTGGGAAGCGCTCCCGGCCATTGAACGTGCAAACTGGCTACGCAAAATTTCAACTGGGATCCGCGAACGGGCCAGCGAAATCAGCGCGCTGATCGTCGCCGAGGGCGGCAAAATCCAACAACTGGCCGAGGTGGAAGTGAATTTCACCGCGGACTACATCGATTACATGGCGGAATGGGCGCGTCGTTACGAGGGCGAAATCCTGCAAAGCGATCGCCCCGGCGAAAATATTCTGGTCTTTAAACGCGCACTGGGCGTGACGACCGGCATTCTGCCGTGGAATTTCCCGTTCTTCCTGATTGCCCGCAAGCTGGCACCGGCGCTGCTGACCGGCAATACCATCGTTATCAAACCGAGCGAATTCACGCCCAATAACGCCATCGCCTTTGCCAAAATTGTGGATGACATTGGCCTGCCAAAGGGGGTGTTTAACCTGGTGCTGGGGCGCGGTGAAACGGTCGGCCAGGAACTGGCGGGCAACCCGAAAGTCGCCATGGTCAGCATGACCGGTAGCGTGACGGCGGGTGAGAAAATCATGGCCGCCGCGGCGAAAAATATCACCAAAGTGTGCCTTGAGCTGGGCGGTAAAGCGCCGGCTATCGTGATGGACGACGCCGATCTGGATCTGGCGGTGAAAGCGATTGTTGATTCCCGCGTCATCAATACCGGACAGGTGTGTAACTGCGCGGAACGCGTGTATGTGCAAAAAGGCATTTACGATCGGTTTGTGAATCGTCTGGGTGAGGCGATGAAAGCGGTGCAGTTTGGCAATCCGGCGGAACGCACTGATATCGCGATGGGACCGCTGATCAACGCGGCGGCGCTGGAACGTGTCGAGCAAAAAGTGGCGCGTGCGGTGCAGGAAGGGGCAAAAGTGGTGTTGGGCGGTCAGGCTGTTGAAGGCAAAGGCTATTACTATCCGCCGACGCTGCTGCTGGATGTGCGTCAGGAGATGACCATTATGCATGAAGAAACCTTCGGTCCGGTGCTGCCGGTGGTGGCATTTGATACGCTCGAAGAGGCGCTGACCATGGCTAACGATAGCGAATATGGTCTGACGTCGTCGATTTATACGCAGAATCTGAACGTGGCGATGAAAGCGATCAAAGGGCTGAAATTCGGCGAGACATACATCAACCGTGAGAACTTCGAAGCGATGCAGGGGTTCCATGCGGGATGGCGTAAATCGGGGATCGGTGGCGCGGACGGTAAACACGGATTGAATGAGTATTTGCAAACGCAGGTGGTGTATTTGCAGTCGTGA
- a CDS encoding MFS transporter, translated as MPQRDPYAPREWQPHEKPALLGSPSTPLHSTPKRFAYGIVGLLVCLTGALGNAMVAANLQNLQGTFAVWSTEIAWLPAVYVMTNVSINLLLVKFRQQYGLRAFTEGFLVLYVLVTFFHLFVNDLSSALMVRAAHGMVAAALSSLGIYYQIQAWPAKHRLKALTIGITGSSLAIPIARLFSTELLQLDEWRGLYLFELGLALVSLACVIALKLPPGDRRKVFEKKDFITFFLLAPGMALLCAVLSLGRLEWWFEAPWIGWSLALSLVLIVSAIVFEHNRSNPLLNTRWLSSGSILRLGLIMLLIRIVLAEQNTGVIGWLQYVGLQNEQMTHLAWSIFAGIACGIVASCLTIKPTKLAWPIVTSLALMIVASLLDSQSNNLTRPDQLMLSQFLLGFGSAFFLAPAMLAGIGGVIADPRNLVSFSVLFGMSQNIGGLLGSAILGTFQTWREKYHSSMLADQLSTLNPLVNERLQIYTQLYKSLIGDSALLNTQAVTQLQTVTTLEANILAYNDTYLLTAGIATATLVWILWRLLRLRLTARLALKKSTGTQ; from the coding sequence CTGCCCCAACGCGATCCTTATGCTCCTCGCGAGTGGCAGCCTCACGAAAAACCCGCCCTGCTGGGTTCGCCCTCTACGCCGCTGCATAGTACACCTAAACGTTTCGCCTACGGCATCGTGGGCTTGCTGGTCTGCCTGACGGGCGCGCTGGGTAACGCCATGGTGGCCGCCAATCTGCAAAATTTACAGGGCACCTTTGCCGTCTGGTCGACGGAAATCGCCTGGCTTCCTGCCGTTTACGTCATGACCAACGTGTCAATCAACCTGCTGCTGGTCAAATTCCGCCAGCAGTACGGGCTGCGGGCGTTTACCGAAGGTTTTCTGGTGCTGTATGTGCTGGTGACGTTTTTCCACCTGTTCGTCAACGATCTCAGCTCAGCGCTGATGGTTCGCGCCGCACATGGCATGGTGGCGGCCGCGCTGAGCTCGCTGGGCATTTACTATCAGATTCAGGCGTGGCCCGCGAAGCATCGCCTTAAAGCGTTGACCATTGGCATTACGGGTTCGTCGCTGGCGATCCCGATTGCGCGCCTGTTTTCGACTGAATTGTTGCAGCTCGACGAATGGCGCGGGCTGTACTTATTTGAACTGGGTCTGGCGCTGGTGTCGCTTGCCTGCGTGATTGCGCTAAAACTGCCACCGGGCGATCGGCGTAAAGTGTTTGAGAAAAAAGATTTCATCACTTTCTTTTTGCTGGCACCGGGAATGGCGCTGCTGTGCGCCGTGCTGTCGCTCGGGCGGCTGGAATGGTGGTTTGAAGCGCCGTGGATCGGCTGGTCGCTAGCGTTGTCGCTGGTGTTAATTGTGTCGGCCATCGTCTTTGAACATAACCGCAGCAACCCCCTGCTGAATACGCGCTGGCTCTCCAGCGGCAGTATTTTGCGTCTGGGACTGATCATGCTGCTGATCCGCATCGTGCTGGCGGAGCAAAATACCGGCGTCATCGGCTGGCTGCAATATGTCGGCTTGCAGAACGAACAAATGACGCATCTGGCGTGGTCAATTTTTGCCGGTATTGCCTGCGGAATTGTCGCCAGTTGCCTGACCATCAAGCCAACCAAACTCGCCTGGCCGATCGTGACGTCGTTGGCGCTGATGATTGTCGCCTCACTGCTGGATAGCCAGTCCAACAACCTTACCCGTCCGGATCAACTGATGCTGAGCCAGTTTTTGCTCGGCTTTGGGAGTGCGTTTTTCCTTGCCCCGGCGATGCTGGCAGGCATCGGTGGCGTCATTGCCGATCCACGCAATTTGGTGAGTTTTTCGGTGCTTTTTGGCATGAGCCAGAACATTGGCGGGCTGTTGGGTTCCGCTATTCTCGGCACTTTTCAGACCTGGCGCGAAAAATACCACTCCAGCATGCTGGCCGATCAGCTCTCTACGCTGAATCCGCTGGTGAACGAGCGGCTGCAGATTTACACCCAACTGTACAAAAGCCTGATTGGCGACAGTGCGCTGCTGAACACGCAGGCCGTGACGCAGCTGCAAACCGTCACCACGCTTGAGGCAAACATTCTCGCTTACAACGATACTTACCTGCTGACGGCGGGTATCGCCACCGCCACGCTGGTGTGGATTTTGTGGCGTTTGCTGCGCCTGCGACTCACTGCGCGACTGGCGCTAAAAAAGTCGACCGGCACCCAATAA